In a genomic window of Lacrimispora sp. BS-2:
- a CDS encoding PFL family protein: protein MLNMFEVNETNKMIDQELLDVRTITMGISLLDCSDSDLNAVNEKIYNKITTVAKDLVAVGKEIEKDFAIPIVNKRISVTPIAIVGGAACKSPEDFVTIAQTLDRAAKEVGVNFIGGYSALVSKGMTAADEHLIRSIPEALACTDRVCSSVNVGSTKTGINMDAVALMGETVVETAKATKDIDSLGCAKLVVFCNAPDDNPFMAGAFHGVTEADVIINVGVSGPGVVKTAIEAARGKDFEVLCETIKKTAFKITRVGQLVAQEASKRLNVPFGIIDLSLAPTPAVGDSVAEILEEIGLERVGAPGTTAALALLNDQVKKGGVMASSYVGGLSGAFIPVSEDQGMIDAVAMGALNIEKLEAMTCVCSVGLDMIAIPGDTPATTIAGIIADESAIGMVNQKTTAVRIIPVIGKSVGETVEFGGLLGYAPVMPVSRYSCEKFITRGGRIPAPIHSFKN from the coding sequence ATGTTAAATATGTTTGAAGTGAATGAAACCAATAAAATGATCGACCAGGAGCTGCTTGATGTACGTACCATTACCATGGGCATCAGCCTTCTTGACTGCAGTGACAGTGACTTAAACGCGGTGAATGAAAAAATATACAATAAAATCACAACCGTTGCAAAAGACCTTGTGGCAGTGGGAAAGGAGATTGAAAAGGATTTTGCAATTCCCATTGTAAATAAAAGAATTTCTGTAACTCCCATTGCTATAGTCGGCGGAGCGGCCTGTAAAAGTCCGGAAGATTTTGTGACCATTGCACAGACCCTTGACCGTGCAGCAAAGGAAGTGGGCGTGAATTTCATCGGCGGCTATTCTGCCCTGGTGAGCAAAGGAATGACAGCGGCGGATGAACACCTGATCCGTTCCATACCTGAAGCTCTTGCCTGCACAGACCGTGTATGCAGCTCTGTCAATGTAGGTTCCACAAAAACAGGCATTAACATGGATGCAGTGGCCCTTATGGGTGAGACCGTAGTGGAAACGGCAAAGGCCACCAAGGACATTGATTCCCTCGGCTGCGCCAAGCTGGTGGTATTCTGCAATGCGCCGGATGATAATCCTTTTATGGCAGGAGCGTTCCACGGGGTGACGGAAGCGGATGTCATCATTAATGTGGGAGTCAGCGGTCCGGGAGTTGTTAAGACTGCAATTGAAGCGGCCAGGGGAAAGGATTTTGAGGTCCTCTGCGAGACGATTAAGAAAACCGCCTTTAAGATAACCCGTGTGGGCCAGCTGGTTGCCCAGGAGGCGTCAAAAAGGCTGAATGTTCCTTTTGGAATCATTGATTTATCTCTTGCACCGACTCCTGCCGTTGGCGACAGCGTGGCTGAAATCCTGGAAGAGATCGGCCTGGAACGGGTAGGTGCACCGGGCACCACAGCAGCCCTTGCCCTGTTAAATGACCAGGTAAAAAAAGGCGGCGTCATGGCTTCTTCCTATGTAGGCGGTTTAAGCGGCGCGTTTATTCCGGTCAGCGAGGATCAGGGAATGATCGATGCAGTAGCCATGGGAGCCTTGAACATAGAGAAGCTGGAAGCAATGACTTGCGTCTGCTCGGTTGGCCTTGATATGATCGCAATTCCGGGAGATACACCTGCCACAACCATTGCAGGTATTATTGCAGACGAATCCGCCATCGGTATGGTAAACCAGAAGACCACCGCAGTCCGCATTATCCCGGTTATTGGTAAATCCGTTGGAGAAACAGTGGAATTCGGCGGTTTATTAGGATATGCTCCTGTTATGCCGGTCAGCCGGTACTCCTGTGAAAAATTCATAACCAGAGGCGGACGGATTCCGGCGCCCATTCACAGCTTTAAAAATTAA
- a CDS encoding ACT domain-containing protein, with protein MNKTIITVVGKDTVGIIAKICTYLAGNQVNILDISQTIVQGFFNMMMIVDINDATKPFGELADELEQIGDEIGVKVKCQREEIFTSMHRI; from the coding sequence ATGAACAAAACGATTATTACAGTAGTTGGAAAAGATACCGTAGGAATCATAGCAAAGATTTGTACTTATCTGGCAGGCAACCAGGTGAACATATTGGATATTTCCCAGACCATTGTTCAGGGCTTCTTTAATATGATGATGATTGTGGATATCAATGACGCAACAAAGCCTTTCGGGGAGCTGGCTGACGAGCTGGAACAGATTGGTGATGAAATCGGAGTAAAGGTAAAATGCCAGCGTGAGGAAATTTTTACCAGCATGCACCGTATCTGA
- a CDS encoding MBL fold metallo-hydrolase, protein MRLVSIASGSSGNCIYVGSDSTHILVDAGISNKRIQQGLNEIGIKGSELTGIVITHEHSDHTKGLGVLARKYGVPIYGTRETLEEISKQKYLGEYPRELFCAIRPDVDFNVGDLEVKPFSIDHDASNPVAYRIQHDHKSVAVATDMGHYDQYIIEHLQGLDAVLLESNHDVNMLQAGPYPYYLKRRILGDHGHLSNENAGRLLCCILHDNLKKVLLGHLSKENNYEELAYETVRLEITEGDNPYKASDFYIEVAKRDQMSEIITV, encoded by the coding sequence ATGAGATTGGTAAGTATTGCAAGCGGAAGCAGCGGAAACTGCATTTATGTGGGCTCTGATTCCACACATATCCTGGTGGATGCCGGGATAAGCAACAAACGGATCCAGCAGGGATTAAATGAGATAGGAATAAAGGGTAGTGAACTTACCGGAATCGTCATTACCCATGAACATTCCGACCATACAAAAGGGCTTGGAGTCCTTGCCAGAAAATATGGGGTTCCTATTTATGGGACAAGAGAGACCCTGGAAGAGATATCAAAACAGAAGTATCTGGGGGAATATCCCAGGGAGTTATTTTGTGCCATCAGGCCTGACGTGGATTTTAATGTGGGGGATCTGGAAGTCAAGCCCTTTTCCATTGACCATGATGCGTCAAATCCGGTGGCTTACAGGATCCAGCATGACCACAAGTCTGTTGCGGTTGCCACGGATATGGGACATTACGACCAGTATATTATCGAGCATCTTCAGGGACTTGATGCAGTGCTTTTAGAATCCAATCACGATGTGAATATGCTGCAGGCAGGACCCTATCCCTACTATCTGAAACGCCGGATCCTGGGAGATCACGGACACCTTTCCAATGAGAATGCGGGGCGGCTTTTGTGCTGTATTCTCCATGATAATTTAAAAAAGGTACTGCTGGGCCATTTAAGCAAGGAGAATAATTATGAAGAGCTTGCTTATGAGACCGTAAGGCTGGAGATCACAGAAGGAGATAATCCATATAAAGCATCGGATTTTTACATAGAGGTTGCAAAAAGAGATCAGATGTCAGAAATTATCACCGTATAG
- the coaE gene encoding dephospho-CoA kinase (Dephospho-CoA kinase (CoaE) performs the final step in coenzyme A biosynthesis.): MRVIGLTGGIGAGKSLVLSILKEEYGAEVIKADELAHELMEPGKEGYLAVTEALGEGLLNSDGTIDRKALATRIFQDDRARKTVDDIIHPMVWKTIRDKISASQAELIVVEFAIMNEKMDDSWEEMWYVRASMENRIRRLAENRGYTREHSERIIASQASESEFLKRCTRVIENDGSMEDVKSQLAEIL; the protein is encoded by the coding sequence ATGAGAGTGATTGGATTGACCGGAGGGATCGGAGCCGGAAAAAGCCTGGTTCTTTCTATTTTAAAGGAGGAATACGGTGCGGAAGTGATCAAAGCGGATGAATTAGCCCATGAGCTGATGGAGCCGGGAAAAGAAGGGTATCTGGCTGTGACAGAAGCTCTGGGGGAGGGCCTTCTAAATTCCGATGGAACCATTGACCGTAAAGCCCTGGCCACACGTATTTTTCAGGATGACAGGGCAAGGAAAACCGTGGATGACATCATTCACCCTATGGTATGGAAAACCATAAGGGATAAAATTTCTGCTTCCCAAGCAGAGCTTATTGTGGTAGAATTTGCAATTATGAATGAAAAAATGGATGACAGCTGGGAGGAGATGTGGTACGTTCGTGCGTCAATGGAGAACAGGATCCGCCGTTTGGCGGAAAACAGGGGCTATACGAGGGAGCATTCGGAACGCATCATAGCGAGTCAGGCCTCTGAATCGGAGTTTTTAAAACGCTGTACGCGGGTGATTGAAAATGACGGTTCCATGGAAGATGTGAAAAGCCAACTGGCTGAAATATTGTAA
- the polA gene encoding DNA polymerase I, translating into MSRKKIVLVDGSSMLRNAFYGLPSNGAKGIQSLIMKLLEAKEADYLAVAFDSETEGKKESYKNTAVYEGLLKEDEGLRETLLTLDISVLKKEGYTSTDILASLAKRCQEEDGEVVILSDERTLLQAVEEHVTLKLPAVGEEGLEFKSYSPELVREEFGLEPEALAGVFALAGEWGIGEKTACQLIREHHSVENIYNHIEAIESQRIREALTGNQEAVRRKEALTALRRDCDIRLDYTKTLEQAEIQKIIDMDFVPASFPGEEEEPSLESGFYAVTDLSEAESIFLKCAAGSRLGLQLVVEDKAVSALSLCLSETEVYCFIPQGTLEPEYLAEKAEEICKRAGQTTVIHLKSQLAFLKLMPESPVFDAGVAGYLLNPLKDSYEYNDLAEDYLDLSIPSKTELLGKGSVKYALEENREKAVSCICYMSYVAFKCHDLLCESLKKAAMDKLFYEIEMPLIYSLFHMEEAGIRVERERLKEYGDRLKVRIAELEQKIYEETGETFNINSPKQLGEVLFDHMKIPGGKKTKTGYSTAADVLEKLASDWPAVNLILDYRQLTKLNSTYADGLAAYIGPDERIHGTFNQTITATGRISSTEPNLQNIPVRMELGREIRKVFVPQEGCLFVDADYSQIELRVLAHMSGDQRLIGAYRQAEDIHAITASQVFHVPLDEVTPLQRRNAKAVNFGIVYGISSFGLSEGLSITRKEASEYISKYFETYPGVKSFLDGLVAEAKEQGYAVSMFGRRRPVPELKSSNFMQRSFGERVAMNSPIQGTAADIIKIAMIRVDNALKKQGLKSRIVLQVHDELLIEAYQDEVDKVKELLVEEMKHAAELAVSLEVEANVGDSWFDAK; encoded by the coding sequence ATGAGCAGAAAAAAGATAGTATTAGTAGATGGAAGCAGTATGCTAAGGAACGCCTTTTATGGACTTCCTTCCAATGGAGCGAAAGGTATTCAAAGCCTGATCATGAAGCTTTTGGAGGCAAAAGAAGCGGACTACCTGGCTGTTGCCTTTGATTCTGAAACAGAAGGTAAAAAGGAATCATATAAAAATACAGCAGTGTACGAAGGGCTTTTAAAGGAGGACGAGGGGTTAAGGGAAACGCTGCTTACCCTGGATATTTCTGTTCTTAAAAAGGAAGGATATACTTCAACCGATATTTTGGCTTCATTGGCAAAACGGTGCCAGGAGGAAGATGGGGAAGTCGTGATTCTGTCTGATGAGCGAACGCTTTTACAGGCAGTAGAAGAACATGTGACCCTTAAGCTTCCTGCTGTCGGGGAAGAGGGACTGGAGTTTAAATCCTATTCCCCAGAGCTTGTACGGGAAGAATTTGGCCTGGAGCCAGAGGCTCTTGCAGGTGTTTTTGCACTGGCAGGAGAATGGGGAATCGGTGAGAAAACTGCCTGTCAGCTGATAAGGGAACATCACAGCGTTGAAAATATTTATAATCATATAGAAGCAATAGAATCCCAGAGAATCCGGGAAGCACTTACCGGGAATCAGGAAGCAGTAAGGCGGAAGGAAGCTCTTACTGCCCTTCGCAGGGATTGCGATATCCGCCTGGATTATACGAAAACCCTTGAACAGGCGGAGATTCAAAAAATTATTGATATGGATTTCGTTCCGGCCTCTTTTCCGGGAGAAGAGGAGGAACCGTCCCTGGAATCAGGCTTCTATGCAGTTACAGACCTTTCAGAGGCTGAGTCCATATTCTTAAAGTGCGCAGCCGGCAGCCGGCTGGGGCTGCAGCTGGTGGTTGAGGACAAGGCCGTATCAGCCCTGTCTCTTTGCCTCAGTGAGACAGAAGTGTACTGCTTTATCCCTCAGGGAACTCTTGAGCCGGAATACCTGGCAGAGAAAGCAGAGGAGATCTGTAAAAGGGCAGGGCAGACAACTGTCATTCATTTAAAGAGCCAGCTTGCGTTTTTAAAGCTTATGCCGGAAAGCCCGGTATTTGATGCGGGCGTTGCCGGATATCTGCTAAATCCGTTAAAGGATTCCTATGAATACAATGATCTGGCGGAGGATTACCTGGACCTTTCCATCCCATCCAAAACAGAGCTTTTGGGAAAAGGCTCTGTTAAGTACGCGCTGGAGGAAAACAGGGAAAAGGCTGTTTCCTGCATCTGTTATATGTCCTATGTGGCCTTTAAATGTCATGACCTGCTTTGTGAGTCACTTAAAAAGGCAGCCATGGATAAGCTGTTCTATGAAATTGAAATGCCTTTGATTTACAGCCTGTTTCATATGGAGGAAGCAGGAATCCGTGTGGAAAGGGAACGCCTGAAAGAATATGGCGACCGCTTAAAGGTCCGTATTGCAGAATTGGAGCAGAAGATATATGAAGAAACGGGAGAAACCTTTAACATCAATTCTCCCAAGCAGCTGGGAGAGGTACTTTTTGACCATATGAAGATTCCGGGAGGAAAAAAGACAAAAACCGGTTATTCAACAGCAGCGGATGTATTGGAAAAGCTGGCATCTGACTGGCCTGCGGTCAACTTAATCCTGGATTACAGACAGCTGACCAAATTAAATTCCACTTACGCAGACGGGCTGGCAGCCTACATTGGTCCGGATGAGCGGATTCACGGAACCTTTAACCAGACGATCACAGCTACAGGAAGAATCAGCAGTACGGAACCTAATTTACAGAATATTCCGGTCCGAATGGAGCTGGGAAGGGAAATCAGAAAGGTTTTCGTGCCTCAGGAGGGCTGCCTGTTTGTTGATGCGGACTATTCCCAGATTGAACTGAGAGTGCTGGCTCATATGTCAGGAGACCAGCGCCTGATCGGGGCCTACCGTCAGGCGGAGGATATCCATGCCATCACGGCTTCCCAGGTGTTTCATGTTCCCCTTGATGAGGTGACTCCTCTTCAGCGAAGGAACGCAAAGGCTGTAAACTTCGGTATTGTATATGGAATCAGTTCCTTTGGATTGAGTGAGGGCTTAAGCATCACCAGAAAAGAGGCTTCGGAATACATCAGCAAATATTTTGAAACCTATCCGGGAGTGAAATCATTTTTAGATGGTCTTGTGGCTGAGGCAAAAGAACAGGGCTATGCGGTCAGCATGTTTGGCAGACGCCGTCCCGTTCCTGAACTGAAATCCTCCAACTTCATGCAGCGCTCTTTTGGGGAACGGGTTGCCATGAATTCTCCCATTCAGGGCACTGCGGCAGACATTATCAAGATAGCCATGATCCGTGTGGACAATGCCCTGAAAAAACAGGGATTAAAATCCCGGATCGTCCTGCAGGTTCACGATGAACTTCTCATTGAAGCATATCAGGATGAGGTTGATAAAGTAAAAGAGCTTCTGGTGGAAGAAATGAAGCATGCGGCAGAGCTTGCAGTATCCCTTGAGGTGGAGGCTAATGTAGGGGATTCCTGGTTTGATGCAAAGTAA
- a CDS encoding zf-HC2 domain-containing protein, with protein MTCKEVERLVMPYINDELTDDELGEFLEHLESCPDCREELEIYFTVDVGIRELDSETGNYNIKGALESAIEQSRQRLQVIRCIKIARYAVATVSAMALIFTVLLQCRIWMQWGLL; from the coding sequence ATGACATGTAAGGAAGTAGAACGTCTGGTCATGCCATACATCAATGATGAACTGACGGACGACGAACTGGGGGAATTCCTGGAACATTTGGAGTCCTGTCCGGATTGCCGGGAAGAGCTGGAAATATACTTTACTGTGGATGTGGGAATCAGGGAGCTGGATTCTGAAACGGGGAATTATAATATAAAAGGAGCGCTGGAGTCAGCCATAGAACAGTCCAGACAAAGGCTTCAGGTCATTCGATGTATTAAAATCGCCAGGTATGCGGTAGCTACGGTCAGCGCAATGGCGCTGATTTTTACAGTCCTTCTGCAATGCCGGATCTGGATGCAGTGGGGCTTACTATGA
- the upp gene encoding uracil phosphoribosyltransferase — protein sequence MDNVTVFTHPLIQHKISILRDKRTGTNEFRALIEEIAMLMGFEALRDLPLQDVEVETPIETCMTPMIAGKKMAVVPILRAGLGMVNGILALVPSAKVGHIGLYRDEVTHEPHEYYCKLPSPIEQRTIVVTDPMLATGGSAIAAVDFIKQHGGRNIKFMAIIAAPEGLEKLREAHPDIQIYIGHLDRQLNENAYICPGLGDAGDRIFGTK from the coding sequence ATGGACAATGTAACTGTTTTTACCCACCCGCTTATTCAGCACAAGATCTCTATTTTAAGAGATAAGAGGACAGGAACCAATGAGTTCCGCGCTCTCATCGAAGAGATTGCAATGCTGATGGGATTTGAAGCTTTAAGAGATCTCCCCTTGCAGGATGTAGAGGTGGAAACTCCCATTGAGACCTGCATGACTCCTATGATTGCCGGTAAAAAAATGGCTGTCGTTCCTATTCTTCGTGCAGGACTGGGCATGGTCAACGGAATCCTGGCCTTGGTTCCCTCCGCAAAAGTGGGCCACATCGGCCTTTATCGTGATGAAGTTACCCATGAACCTCACGAATACTACTGTAAGCTGCCAAGCCCTATTGAGCAGAGAACCATTGTTGTCACCGATCCCATGCTGGCAACCGGAGGTTCCGCAATCGCTGCTGTGGATTTCATTAAACAGCACGGCGGAAGGAATATCAAGTTCATGGCCATTATCGCTGCTCCAGAAGGCTTAGAGAAGCTTCGTGAGGCACATCCGGACATACAGATCTACATCGGACATCTGGACCGCCAGTTAAATGAAAACGCCTATATCTGTCCTGGCCTTGGTGATGCAGGGGATAGAATCTTCGGTACAAAATAG
- a CDS encoding sodium-dependent transporter, whose amino-acid sequence MDKQHTAAKNGTFGSRIGFILASVGSAVGMGNIWMFPYRLGQYGGAAFLLVYFGFIFLFGIVGLSGEFAFGRLTGTGPIGSYDYAMKTRGKKGGAFLGAIPLIGSLGIAIGYAIIVGWVLKYLFGSLTGVMMNTDAKEYFSGMTGKFGSVPWHFLVVVITVAVLTGGVLKGIEKVNAIMMPSFFILFAIIAIRVFFLPGSLAGYEYLLVPRWEYLLKPETWVMAMGQAFFSLSITGSGMVIYGSYLDKKEDIPKAALTTALLDTIAALLAGFAIIPAVFAFQMDPASGPPLMFITVPKVFSMIPAGRWVAVLFFLSVLFAGVTSLVNMLEVCSEAVQTHLHLSRKKSIFLVGAAVFIPGLFIEYEPYMGFFMDLITIYVVPFGAVLCSIMIYWVLKDGRIMEELNRGRKKPLGAAYLFTAKFVYVFLAALVFALSILYKGIG is encoded by the coding sequence ATGGATAAACAACACACTGCGGCGAAGAACGGTACCTTTGGTTCACGGATCGGGTTTATTCTCGCCTCTGTTGGCTCTGCGGTAGGTATGGGGAACATCTGGATGTTTCCCTACCGCCTGGGGCAGTATGGGGGAGCTGCTTTTTTACTGGTGTATTTCGGCTTTATTTTTTTGTTTGGTATAGTCGGGCTTTCCGGCGAGTTTGCTTTTGGAAGGCTGACTGGGACAGGCCCTATTGGTTCCTATGATTATGCCATGAAGACCAGAGGAAAAAAGGGCGGAGCATTTCTTGGAGCCATTCCTTTGATTGGCTCTCTTGGCATTGCCATTGGCTATGCTATTATTGTAGGCTGGGTTCTTAAGTATCTGTTTGGTTCCCTGACCGGTGTAATGATGAATACGGATGCAAAGGAATACTTTTCCGGCATGACAGGAAAATTCGGCAGTGTGCCCTGGCATTTTCTTGTGGTGGTCATTACTGTAGCAGTACTGACAGGGGGCGTTTTAAAGGGCATTGAAAAAGTGAATGCAATCATGATGCCGTCTTTTTTTATTTTGTTTGCGATCATTGCAATACGGGTGTTTTTTCTTCCAGGCTCTCTGGCCGGCTATGAATATCTGCTGGTTCCCAGGTGGGAGTACTTACTGAAGCCGGAAACCTGGGTGATGGCCATGGGACAGGCATTCTTTTCCTTATCCATTACAGGCTCCGGAATGGTCATTTACGGAAGCTATCTGGATAAAAAGGAGGATATTCCCAAGGCAGCCCTTACTACCGCGCTACTTGATACAATTGCAGCGCTTTTGGCTGGTTTTGCCATTATTCCGGCGGTCTTTGCCTTCCAGATGGATCCTGCAAGCGGTCCTCCCCTTATGTTCATCACAGTCCCAAAGGTATTTTCCATGATTCCGGCAGGAAGATGGGTGGCAGTGCTGTTTTTCCTCTCTGTGTTGTTTGCCGGGGTGACTTCTTTGGTAAACATGCTTGAGGTGTGCTCGGAGGCTGTTCAGACCCACCTTCACTTGTCCCGTAAAAAGTCCATTTTCCTGGTAGGGGCCGCAGTATTTATTCCCGGGCTTTTCATAGAATATGAGCCGTATATGGGATTCTTTATGGATTTGATAACAATATACGTAGTTCCTTTTGGTGCTGTTTTATGCTCCATCATGATTTACTGGGTTTTAAAAGACGGCAGGATCATGGAAGAATTAAACAGGGGACGGAAGAAGCCTTTAGGGGCAGCTTATCTTTTTACTGCAAAATTCGTTTATGTTTTTCTTGCTGCATTGGTGTTTGCACTTAGCATTCTATATAAAGGAATCGGATAA
- a CDS encoding UDP-N-acetylglucosamine pyrophosphorylase, which translates to MKKEDMTNQDLFDTTHTIAKLLFEQTTYPWEILPKISDFIVSLGERLPKDEYVHVGKAVWIHKSINLPPTACMGEHVIICKGAQIRHCAFIRGNAIIGEGAVIGNSSEIKNSILFDGVQVPHYNYVGDSILGYKSHMGASSLASNVKTDKSLVTVHAEDGDIETGLKKFGAIIGDFTEIGCGAVLNPGTVIGPKSIVYPLSCVRSCVDANSIYKNQGEIVEKKIIEE; encoded by the coding sequence ATGAAAAAAGAAGATATGACAAACCAGGACTTATTTGATACCACCCATACCATAGCCAAATTATTATTTGAACAGACCACTTATCCATGGGAAATTCTTCCGAAAATCAGTGACTTCATCGTTTCCCTGGGAGAGCGTCTTCCAAAGGATGAGTATGTTCACGTAGGAAAAGCGGTGTGGATTCATAAATCCATAAATCTTCCGCCAACAGCCTGTATGGGTGAGCATGTAATCATCTGCAAGGGCGCACAGATCCGTCATTGTGCATTCATCAGAGGCAATGCCATCATAGGAGAAGGTGCTGTAATAGGAAACTCTTCTGAAATTAAGAATTCCATTCTTTTTGACGGTGTACAGGTTCCTCACTATAACTATGTAGGAGATTCCATTTTAGGTTATAAGTCTCATATGGGCGCTTCTTCTCTGGCTTCCAACGTAAAAACCGATAAGTCTCTTGTTACAGTTCATGCAGAAGACGGGGATATTGAGACAGGACTTAAGAAATTCGGCGCGATCATTGGCGATTTCACTGAAATTGGCTGCGGTGCAGTCTTAAATCCAGGAACCGTAATCGGACCGAAATCCATTGTTTATCCTCTTTCCTGTGTCAGAAGCTGTGTTGACGCGAATTCCATCTATAAGAATCAGGGAGAAATCGTAGAGAAAAAAATTATTGAGGAATAA
- a CDS encoding DNA topoisomerase — translation MSKSLYIAEKPSVAQEFANALKANGRRRDGYIESDQVIITWCVGHLVTMSYPESYDPKFKRWSLSTLPFLPREFKYEVIPNAEKQFKIVSSLLNRPDVETIYVCTDSGREGEYIYRLVAQMAGVRDKKQKRVWIDSQTEEEILRGIREAKDESEYDNLSASAYLRAKEDYLMGINFSRLLTLRYGQNISNYLKSGKNTVISVGRVMTCVMGMVVRREREIREFVKTPFYRVIGTFSREDAANPELPGMDFDGEWKSAPGSRYFESPFLYKENGFKERKYAEELISTLSLMNPMEGTVASIEKKKETKNPPLLYNLAELQNDCSRMFKISPDETLKLVQQLYEKKMVTYPRTDARVLSTAVAKEIHKNIAGLKGFEPMAEAAAEVMEKGSYKTIEKTRYVNDKQITDHYAIIPTGQGLAALRGLSPLGLKVYEVIARRFISVFYPPAVYQKYALELVADTEPAPVNQVPGKEHFYANFRVMLEAGYLKVAEVSWGKKKQQDEGKAEAPSEDSGQEENNPESSQNQMDNPAFIAMLGTLKKGMKLSLKKLQIKEGETSPPKRYTSGSMILAMENAGQLIEDEELRAQIKGSGIGTSATRAEILKKLFHIKYLSLNSKTQVIVPTLLGEMIFDVVNASIRQLLNPELTASWEKGLNYVAEGTITPEEYMQKLENFVAGRTAGVLRLNNHYDLHGVFDAAAANYKKQK, via the coding sequence ATGTCAAAATCGTTATACATTGCAGAAAAACCAAGTGTGGCCCAGGAGTTTGCAAATGCTTTAAAGGCGAATGGACGGCGCAGGGATGGATATATAGAATCGGATCAGGTGATCATAACCTGGTGCGTAGGGCATCTGGTAACGATGAGCTATCCGGAAAGCTATGATCCAAAATTCAAGCGGTGGAGCCTTTCCACCCTTCCTTTTCTTCCCAGGGAATTTAAGTACGAGGTGATCCCAAACGCTGAAAAGCAATTTAAGATTGTAAGCAGTCTGCTGAACCGCCCTGATGTGGAGACCATTTATGTGTGCACGGACTCCGGGCGGGAAGGAGAGTACATATACCGTCTGGTGGCGCAGATGGCAGGGGTCAGGGACAAGAAGCAGAAGCGTGTGTGGATTGATTCCCAGACAGAGGAAGAGATTTTAAGAGGCATCCGGGAAGCAAAGGATGAATCCGAATACGATAATCTTTCGGCCTCCGCCTATTTAAGGGCAAAAGAAGATTATCTCATGGGAATTAATTTTTCCCGATTGCTTACACTAAGATATGGGCAGAACATTTCCAATTACTTAAAAAGCGGGAAGAATACGGTAATATCCGTCGGCAGGGTCATGACCTGTGTCATGGGAATGGTGGTACGGAGAGAACGGGAGATCAGGGAGTTTGTTAAAACCCCGTTTTACCGTGTAATCGGAACCTTTTCCAGAGAGGATGCAGCAAACCCGGAACTACCGGGTATGGATTTTGACGGGGAGTGGAAAAGCGCCCCCGGATCCAGGTATTTTGAATCCCCGTTCCTTTATAAGGAAAATGGCTTTAAGGAACGAAAATACGCAGAAGAGCTGATCAGTACCCTGTCTCTTATGAATCCCATGGAAGGAACCGTTGCTTCCATAGAAAAGAAAAAGGAAACAAAGAATCCTCCCTTGCTTTACAATCTGGCTGAGCTTCAGAATGACTGTTCCAGAATGTTTAAGATCAGCCCTGATGAGACCTTGAAGCTGGTTCAGCAGCTTTATGAAAAGAAGATGGTCACTTACCCAAGAACCGATGCCAGAGTTTTATCCACGGCGGTTGCAAAGGAAATCCATAAGAACATTGCCGGGCTTAAGGGCTTTGAACCTATGGCGGAAGCGGCGGCAGAGGTTATGGAGAAGGGGTCCTACAAGACCATTGAAAAAACCAGGTACGTTAATGATAAGCAGATAACGGACCATTATGCCATCATACCCACCGGTCAGGGACTGGCCGCATTAAGGGGACTCTCTCCCCTGGGACTGAAGGTTTATGAGGTCATAGCAAGAAGATTTATAAGCGTCTTTTATCCGCCGGCTGTCTATCAGAAATATGCACTGGAGCTTGTGGCAGATACAGAGCCGGCACCGGTTAACCAGGTGCCGGGCAAGGAACATTTCTATGCCAATTTCCGTGTCATGCTGGAAGCAGGCTATTTAAAGGTCGCCGAGGTATCCTGGGGGAAAAAGAAGCAGCAGGATGAAGGAAAAGCAGAAGCGCCCTCTGAAGACAGCGGACAGGAGGAAAACAATCCGGAATCCTCTCAAAATCAAATGGATAATCCCGCATTTATTGCCATGCTTGGAACCCTGAAAAAGGGGATGAAGCTTTCTCTTAAAAAGCTGCAGATTAAGGAAGGAGAAACCTCCCCGCCCAAGCGCTATACATCCGGTTCCATGATCTTAGCCATGGAAAACGCCGGACAGCTTATAGAAGATGAAGAGCTCCGCGCCCAGATAAAGGGAAGCGGAATAGGAACCAGTGCTACCCGGGCTGAGATTTTAAAAAAGCTGTTTCATATCAAGTATCTTTCTTTAAACAGCAAGACTCAGGTAATTGTTCCCACTCTTTTGGGAGAAATGATTTTTGATGTAGTCAATGCTTCCATCAGACAGCTCCTTAATCCGGAATTGACGGCAAGCTGGGAAAAAGGGCTGAATTATGTGGCCGAGGGGACCATTACCCCGGAAGAATATATGCAGAAACTGGAGAATTTTGTTGCCGGGCGGACCGCAGGAGTTTTAAGGCTCAACAATCATTACGATCTGCATGGTGTATTTGATGCTGCGGCAGCTAATTATAAAAAACAAAAATAG